In Carassius gibelio isolate Cgi1373 ecotype wild population from Czech Republic chromosome B17, carGib1.2-hapl.c, whole genome shotgun sequence, a single window of DNA contains:
- the LOC127976578 gene encoding sorting nexin-9-like, protein MAVKARVLYDFTAEPGNNELSVQEGEILTVTNQNVGGGWVEARNSRGNVGLVPEDYIEINPGSTQASATKYIDAQNQGYNSSSANTQGVNGNEAWTATTWSNNNPTDNWNYAEQGPTGNNGSVYSFDEEWDDDSDDGKSTAGYGGSQMEEGGTMQRGGGHSTMKISLNKFPGFSKTPNPEVYLLTKSIAKGNDKLPIYGGEVGPVWLYPQIQLDCVVADPKKGSKMYGLKSYIEYQITPNTTNRPVNHRYKHFDWLYERLVEKFACALPIPCLSDKQVTGRFEEEFIKMRMERLQGWMSRMCRHPVISNSEVLQLFLNYRDEKEWKIGKRKAEKDEIVGVKIFSTIDPELPELDPGQVEQKYEMYSQFTRSMDNSVKELLAVGHLHWKRCTGPLQKEYRQIGKAFQNLSSVFNTSAYPRESTLTEALSATGKTYEEIAELVADQPKKDLHFLMETNNEYKGLLGCFPDTIAVHKAAIDKVKEADHLVTMNKISQQDKHIMEKNLSTMSYALQAEMNHFHSNRIYDYNRLMQFYLEEQVKFYETIAEKLKKALGQYTTM, encoded by the exons ATGGCAGTGAAG GCTCGGGTATTATATGACTTCACTGCTGAGCCTGGCAACAATGAGCTGTCTGTTCAAGAAGGAGAAATACTCACGGTCACTAACCAG AATGTAGGCGGTGGCTGGGTAGAGGCTCGGAATTCCAGAGGAAATGTAGGCCTCGTGCCTGAGGACTATATTGAG ATTAACCCTGGTTCAACACAAGCATCAGCAACAAAGTACATTGATGCTCAGAATCAAGGTTACAACAGCAGCTCAGCAAACACTCAG GGGGTTAATGGAAATGAGGCCTGGACTGCTACGACATGGTCCAACAACAACCCTACAGACAACTGGAACTACGCTGAACAGGGACCAACAGGCAATAATG GTTCTGTCTATTCCTTTGATGAGGAATGGGACGATGATTCTGATGATGGAAAGTCAACAGCCGGTTATGGAGGTTCACAGATGGAAGAGGGCGGAACCATGCAGCGGGGCGGCGGTCACTCTACTATGAAAATATCTCTCAACAA GTTTCCAGGGTTCTCCAAGACCCCAAATCCAGAGGTATATCTGCTTACCAAGAGCATAGCTAAAGGAAATGACAAACTGCCAATTTAT GGGGGCGAGGTGGGCCCAGTATGGTTGTATCCACAAATTCAGTTAGACTGTGTTGTGGCTGATCCCAAAAAGGGGTCAAAAATGTACGGCCTGAAGAGCTACATCGAATACCAGATCACACCTAAC ACTACAAACAGACCGGTCAACCACAGATACAAACACTTTGACTGGTTATATGAGAGGCTCGTGGAGAAGTTTGCCTGTGCTCTGCCAATCCCATGTTTATCTGACAAACAAGTTACAG GCCGATTTGAAGAGGAATTTATCAAAATGCGCATGGAACGCCTGCAGGGCTGGATGTCCCGCATGTGCCGGCATCCGGTGATCTCAAATAGTGAAGTTTTACAGCTCTTCCTTAACTACAGAGATGAGAAG GAGTGGAAAATAGGGAAGCGGAAAGCAGAGAAAGATGAAATCGTGGGAGTGAAAATCTTCTCCACCATAGATCCAGAGCTCCCAGAGTTAGATCCTGGTCAAGT GGAGCAAAAGTATGAAATGTACAGCCAGTTTACCAGATCTATGGACAACAGTGTTAAAGAACTACTGGCTGTTGGGCATCTTCACTGGAAGAGATGTACAGGCC CATTACAAAAGGAGTATCGGCAGATTGGAAAAGCATTTCAGAACCTATCATCGGTTTTCAACACTAGTGCATACCCAA GGGAATCAACTCTGACGGAAGCATTGAGCGCAACAGGAAAAACGTATGAGGAAATAGCAGAGCTCGTTGCAGACCAG CCAAAAAAAGATCTACACTTCCTGATGGAGACAAACAACGAATACAAGGGACTACTGGGCTGTTTCCCTGACACAATAGCAGTTCACAAG GCTGCCATTGATAAAGTAAAAGAGGCTGATCATTTGGTGACAATGAATAAGATTAGCCAACAAGATAAACATATTATGGAAAAGAACCTCAGCACCATGTCTTACGCATTGCAAG CGGAGATGAATCACTTCCATAGCAACCGTATCTATGACTACAACAGACTCATGCAGTTCTACCTGGAGGAACAGGTGAAATTCTATGAAACG ATTGCTGAAAAGCTGAAGAAAGCGCTTGGTCAATATACCACCATGTGA